The following coding sequences lie in one Bacteroidales bacterium genomic window:
- a CDS encoding 6-carboxytetrahydropterin synthase produces the protein MIYVTRRERFNAAHRLFRPDYSDTKNLEIFGKCSNPNWHGHNYTLYVTVKGEVNPETGFLMNLKDLSELVNRLVIEKLDHKNINLEVDFLSGVLASAENIAIGIWGELEKPIAELGSVLHKIQLYETENNFVEYYGNSLDNIRG, from the coding sequence ATGATTTATGTAACACGCCGGGAACGGTTCAATGCAGCACACAGGTTATTCCGCCCAGACTATAGTGACACTAAAAACCTGGAGATTTTCGGAAAATGTTCCAATCCCAACTGGCATGGTCATAATTACACGCTTTATGTGACTGTGAAAGGAGAGGTAAACCCTGAAACCGGCTTCCTGATGAACCTGAAAGATCTCAGTGAACTCGTTAACCGATTGGTTATTGAGAAACTGGATCATAAGAATATAAACCTGGAAGTTGATTTTTTGTCAGGAGTACTTGCTTCTGCTGAAAATATTGCCATTGGTATCTGGGGAGAACTTGAAAAACCCATTGCAGAACTAGGTTCCGTTTTACACAAAATCCAGCTCTATGAAACAGAGAACAACTTTGTTGAATACTACGGTAATTCTTTAGATAACATCCGGGGTTGA
- the folE gene encoding GTP cyclohydrolase I FolE — protein MMDDYPQQDGYEKRDLYNVQTISELAVHYKEILKLIGENPEREGLMKTPERVAKAMQYLTHGYDLDPDEILRSAMFSEDYKQMVIVKDIELYSMCEHHMIPFFGKAHVAYIPNGHIVGLSKIPRVVDAFARRLQVQERLTTQIKECIYNTLKPLGVAVVIEAQHMCMSMRGIQKQNSVTTTSDFTGAFLVDKTRAEFIHLIGSRLH, from the coding sequence ATGATGGATGATTACCCTCAGCAGGACGGTTACGAAAAACGCGACCTGTACAATGTTCAGACTATCAGTGAACTTGCTGTACATTACAAAGAGATATTGAAGTTGATTGGTGAGAATCCCGAGCGTGAAGGCCTGATGAAAACACCGGAAAGAGTTGCCAAAGCTATGCAATACCTAACTCATGGGTATGATCTGGATCCTGATGAGATCTTACGCTCTGCTATGTTCAGTGAAGATTACAAACAGATGGTTATTGTGAAGGATATTGAGCTGTATTCAATGTGCGAGCATCATATGATCCCGTTTTTCGGCAAAGCACATGTAGCCTATATTCCAAACGGGCATATTGTTGGACTGAGTAAAATACCCAGGGTTGTGGATGCATTCGCAAGAAGGCTGCAGGTACAGGAGCGGCTTACTACGCAAATTAAGGAATGTATCTATAATACCCTTAAACCCCTTGGAGTCGCAGTGGTTATTGAAGCTCAGCATATGTGCATGAGCATGAGAGGAATACAGAAACAAAACTCAGTGACCACGACCAGTGATTTTACCGGCGCCTTCCTGGTGGATAAGACCAGGGCAGAATTCATTCACCTGATCGGATCAAGATTGCATTGA
- a CDS encoding polymer-forming cytoskeletal protein, producing the protein MSKTILPENPSVNLIGNGTEITGDIISNGDIRIDGSLKGTIKSSGKVVIGSTGRIEGEIICQNADISGEVKAHLKVNELLSLKASAVVSGDILTNKLAIEPGAVFTGACSMGNHEIPNEKISYATESVIA; encoded by the coding sequence ATGTCAAAAACCATACTTCCCGAAAATCCTTCGGTCAACCTGATCGGCAATGGCACAGAAATTACCGGAGATATTATTTCGAACGGAGATATTCGAATTGATGGAAGCCTTAAAGGAACCATAAAATCTTCAGGAAAAGTTGTGATTGGATCAACCGGAAGAATCGAAGGAGAAATTATTTGTCAGAATGCTGATATTTCAGGGGAAGTGAAGGCGCATCTCAAAGTGAATGAGCTGCTTAGTCTGAAAGCTAGTGCTGTTGTATCTGGGGATATTCTCACCAATAAGCTGGCAATTGAACCTGGAGCCGTTTTTACCGGAGCTTGTAGCATGGGTAATCATGAAATCCCAAATGAAAAAATCTCCTACGCCACCGAAAGTGTCATCGCCTGA
- a CDS encoding AtpZ/AtpI family protein: MSSPEEGKKQLSGYARYSNLAFQMFAIIGVGVFGGVKIDEWLNLKFPVFTLILSVLAVSAAIYSAIKDLIRK, encoded by the coding sequence GTGTCATCGCCTGAAGAAGGCAAAAAACAACTTAGTGGTTATGCAAGGTATTCGAACCTGGCATTCCAGATGTTTGCTATTATTGGTGTGGGTGTTTTCGGAGGTGTAAAAATTGATGAATGGCTCAACCTGAAATTCCCTGTTTTTACCCTTATCTTATCTGTACTGGCTGTTTCTGCAGCCATCTATTCAGCCATTAAGGACCTTATCCGAAAATAA